The following proteins are co-located in the Parafannyhessea umbonata genome:
- the istA gene encoding IS21 family transposase, translating to MTVPLDTRQAIRELDAGGASRSQIARELHVSRNTVRKYADMEDMSPAAPVSARPHPAIDADAAWVDSVLEADLGAPRKQRHTAKRIYDRLVEERGYAGSYSTVCRYVGEWRRGHSRSPREGYLELAWEPGTAQVDYGSFRAVVAGVPRTLRLLVVTLPHSNARFCVAMELERSECLCWGLRLVFEWAGRAPRVLVLDNATEAGRMLRGIVTESELFSHFRAHYRCEVRFCNPHSGNEKGSVENAVGFLRRNLLVPVPEAASVDELNEGLRAGCERINAGARNRAGAPTPEALREDLAGMLALPGAPFDAVRWTHARADKRGYVRVDGNLYCVGPAWHDRELVVGVRARSVEVLADRGRRVATLARSFGEGETVRNPASLIPALVARPRAFGESTIRRDMPGALVGELDRCDKAGRRKALRAIGRASEHSGFGAACEAAARIFAGGRVPDDASCDALARRVAAGGPEPGQADLAVYDGFLGEAARDAE from the coding sequence ATGACCGTGCCCCTTGACACAAGACAGGCTATCAGGGAACTGGACGCCGGTGGTGCGTCCAGGTCGCAGATAGCGCGCGAGCTCCATGTGAGCCGCAACACCGTCCGCAAGTACGCGGACATGGAGGACATGTCGCCGGCCGCGCCCGTGAGCGCGAGGCCGCACCCCGCGATCGACGCCGACGCCGCGTGGGTGGACTCCGTCCTGGAGGCCGACCTCGGCGCGCCCAGGAAGCAGCGCCACACGGCGAAGAGGATCTACGACAGGCTGGTGGAGGAGCGCGGCTACGCGGGCTCCTACTCGACCGTGTGCCGATACGTGGGCGAGTGGAGGCGCGGGCACTCGCGCTCCCCGCGCGAGGGCTACCTCGAGCTCGCCTGGGAGCCCGGCACCGCGCAGGTCGACTACGGGTCGTTCCGCGCGGTCGTCGCGGGCGTCCCGCGCACCCTCAGGCTCCTCGTCGTGACGCTGCCCCACTCGAACGCCCGCTTCTGCGTGGCAATGGAGCTCGAGAGGTCCGAGTGCCTCTGCTGGGGCCTGCGCCTCGTCTTCGAGTGGGCCGGGCGGGCCCCGCGCGTCCTCGTGCTCGACAACGCCACGGAGGCCGGGCGCATGCTCCGCGGCATCGTCACCGAGTCCGAGCTGTTCTCGCACTTCAGGGCCCACTACCGCTGCGAGGTCCGCTTCTGCAACCCGCACTCCGGCAACGAGAAGGGCTCCGTCGAGAACGCCGTGGGGTTCCTCCGCCGGAACCTGCTCGTCCCCGTGCCCGAGGCCGCCTCGGTCGACGAGCTCAACGAGGGGCTCAGGGCCGGCTGCGAGCGGATCAACGCCGGCGCGAGGAACAGGGCCGGGGCGCCCACGCCGGAGGCGCTCCGCGAGGACCTCGCCGGGATGCTGGCCCTGCCGGGCGCGCCCTTCGACGCGGTCAGGTGGACGCACGCGCGCGCCGACAAGCGCGGCTACGTGCGCGTGGACGGCAACCTCTACTGCGTCGGGCCCGCCTGGCACGACCGCGAGCTCGTGGTGGGCGTGCGCGCCAGGTCGGTCGAGGTCCTCGCCGACCGGGGCAGGCGCGTCGCCACGCTCGCGCGCAGCTTCGGTGAGGGCGAGACCGTGAGGAACCCGGCGTCGCTGATCCCGGCGCTGGTGGCGAGGCCGAGGGCCTTCGGGGAGTCGACCATCAGGCGCGACATGCCCGGGGCGCTCGTGGGAGAGCTCGACCGCTGCGACAAGGCCGGGAGGAGGAAGGCCCTCAGGGCGATAGGGAGGGCGTCCGAGCACTCCGGCTTCGGCGCCGCCTGCGAGGCGGCCGCGAGGATCTTCGCGGGCGGCAGGGTCCCGGACGACGCGTCCTGCGACGCGCTCGCGAGGCGCGTGGCCGCGGGCGGCCCCGAGCCGGGGCAGGCCGACCTCGCCGTCTACGACGGCTTCCTCGGGGAGGCGGCGCGGGATGC